In Cryptococcus neoformans var. neoformans B-3501A chromosome 11, whole genome shotgun sequence, the genomic window ggagagcaGCGAGGAAGAGTAAAAGAATACATGTTACAGCCGGTTGTTTTTTGTTGTTAGAAGTCACGAGATATATAGTATATTTGGGAATGCCGCGTGCGCGATAGGCGATAATAATCGCCAGTTGGGCGGTTGATGTATGCATGGTAATTATTTATCGCGGGGAGAGTCTTATGTGGGCCAATCTCAGGGAAATCACACAAGCCGAGCGTGTCTGTACTCCTGCCAGCCGTACAAAACGCCTTTTTTTGCGGCATACAATAATTATCCGTCTAAATTCCATGCCACTTTTGGACTCCTCTTTCCGTTCGATTCAGGCTTTGTTCTATCTCTCCTGCACTATCTCCAATAAGCTATTATTGGGCAATGGATGTCTTGCGTATATGACAGCGCCCTACTTCAGCCGATTCTCACTGCCACCGCGGTTGCTGCAGACAATGCATGGTGTTCCACAGGGAGAGAGCGCACGGTGATATGGAAGGCAGTCGCGGCCGGGGGAAGTACGGACCGAGGATCCCtgagaggtggagatgCGGATGAGGTCACCGCGGCAGAGGGTCAGGAGCCGGTGCCGCTGGTATATAaccccccttttttttatctCCCTcgttccatcttcttccacaaaCAATCCACGTTCTCTGCCCACGCACTCGCACACCGCAAACAGATACACAATGGCGCCTGCTTCCCACTTCACCTTTAACAACGGCAAGAAGATCCCTTCTATCGGCTTGGGTACCGTGAGTAGTTCTACTCCCGTCTCATCACTTCCCAACATCCCAAAGGGTTTTTGCTGACTTGactctctctttctcttctaGTGGCAATCCGAGTGAGCATCCATCAGGGTTCTATCCTCATTCTTAAGAGATACTGACACCTCGCTCAGGCCCGGACAGGTCGCCAAGGCCGTCGAGTCCGCTCTCAAGGTAAGCCTCGCCATATCTCCCATCTCTGTCCGTCCAGTCGTCGACGGCCACTGACATGATCCATTTTTCCTCGTCTAGTCTGGCTACCGACACATCGAGTACGTTTTCTCAAAaacactttttttttcacaCTGCACCAAAACACTTTGTTACGTCATACCCGCATCATATCCGCGTACTGACCCATTTCGCCAATCTTTAGCTGTGCCTGGGCCTATGGTAACGAGAAGGAAGTCGGTGAGGGTCTCAAGGCTTCCGGCGTCCCTCGAGAGGAAATCCACATTACCTCCAAGCTCTTTGagctccaccaccaccccgAGCACGTTGAACTTGCTTGTAAGGACACTTTGAAGAACTTGGGTGTCGAGTACCTTGACTTGTACTTGTTGCACTGGAACGTACGTTGttgttttcttctcttggttttttgttttgttttggGCGATGTGGTAACCATCCAAACGACAGATCAACTTCCAGGTCGACGCTCCCAAGGGAACCGTTCCCACGTTTGACCAcgctgtcaaggctgacaATGGCAAGATCAAGCTCGACGTTGCTCTTGCCGACAATGTCATGCCTACCtggagggagatggagaagctTGTCGAGAAAGGTCTCGTCAAGTCTATCGGTATCTCCAACTTTAACATTCACCGTACCGAAAAGCTTCTCAAGGAGGCCAAGATCAAGCCCGTCGCTGGTATGTTCccttgttttctttttttgatGCGGTCATGTAGGCCTCTGACATTTGGCAACAGACCAAGTCGAGCTTTCTATCCAGTGCCCTCAGCACGAGCTCGTTGCCTACCTCAAGTCCAAGGACATTCTCCCCCAGGGTTACTCTCCTCTTGGCGGTACCGGCAAGAGCAACCTCCGTGAGAACGACGTCGTGCAAAAGATTGCCGACAAGTACAAGGTCCAGACTGCCAACATCTTGTTGAGCTGGTTGGTCATGCGAGGTATCAACCCTGTACCCAAGTCCGTCACACCCGAGAGGATCGCCAACAACCTCAAACGTAGGTCATCAGTCGTCTCTCTCCAAAAAGATGTACGCTGATATAAAACTTTTTGTTACAGTTGTCGACCTTTCCCAGGAAGACTTCAAGGAGCTCGAGAAGCTTGCCGAGTCTCACCCCCCCAAGAGGGTCTGTGACCAGTCTGAGGACTTTGAGCCCAAGTATGACATCTTCCAGGAGAACGACCCCGAGTTTAGCGACAAGGCTCAGTTCGCCAAGCTCGGTCTCAAGCTCTAAGCTAGTGATAATCAAGTTGATAAATGGTTTTGATTAGCTGTAGCAGTCATTAGACACAAAAAAGGTgcaaaagagaagaagcctGTATGCAGTTACTTTGTTCATAAAGAATTTCATCTTTTATCTGTCACAGTATCGAGATCTTCCTTATTTTACCAGTATCGGCTCTTGATCAACCCTTGCCAGCTTCTAGCCACATAATCGACAAAACCCATAGCGTCCCCCACATTCTGTTCAGTGTTTTCTACCGATTTCGCCAGTTGCTCATAACGTCCCAGGTTCGTGCGAAGAGAGGCGAGAGCGGCAGGTAAATGGGGGTTTGGCGAACCCGGCGTGAAGCCGGCTGGATATGCTTGTAAAAGGTGCGATTCTGCGCGcgtttttcttcttgtcaaTTTAAAGCCCCTTCCATATCACATATAACGACGACGACCGGCACGAACATACCAGCAGCAAGATAGACCAATCCCAAACCGACTCTGTGACCGTACCACTCTGGGCCGGGGCCGACGGGTTCGTTCCAGTACCCCCTCTTGACATCGCTCTGCTTGGCTTTTGTAGTCGCCAACTGGTCTTCGGTGAGGTACAACGCCTCGTCTGCGATACGCCAGGCATAGGCCAGCGGTCCGAGAGGGTTCGCCCGGATGAtggggagagaggaggtggagaattgggggaagagaggtcTGGAGATGGGGCGCTGAGGAGAGTGGGGGGGAGTGTAGGCTGGTGGTAAAGAGGggagggatgagaggaTTGTTTGGAGTGCGGTAAGTGGGAGAGGGATTGAGTGGGTTGCTTGTGGTGTAGTCAGGTTGGCGTAGGCCTATAGATATGTATGTGTTGAGCGCTCCAAGTGATTCGGCAGCAACCAGTGTAGGGAAAGACCAACCTCGACGAGGTGTTCACCAACACCCGCACTCCACTGCAATCTCCTCCCTAAAACCCGCTCCAAACCCTTTTTCCCCTTGCCTTCCCCCTCGCCCTTCATAACcaccttcccttcctcctcccatgACTCTACGAGGGCACGTACAGGCGTTACGCCGCCTGGACCGAAGATGGTGTCGATGACGGCCTCGGGATCGGATACTGCGGGACGAAGTTGGGAGAGGGCAAGGATGAGGGCGGGGCGCGTGAAGGAGTGGGTCGGGAGGTGGGGGATGGCGCCGTGGAGGATTTGTGTGCGGAGAGACATGTTCTGAAATGGGTGGTGAGTGGAGACACAAATGCCAGGACGGGACGAGGAAAGAAGCGAAGGGACAGTTTTCGGAAGAGATCgttgaggtggaggcaCAACAGTCGCAACGAAAAGTAATAAAAAAAACACTATCGACAGAGTCTCTATACAAAATATACATTCTGTAATCTACAAACATGGCATTCAGAGCATCACGGACACTCATATCCCTCAGAGTGTCTTCAAGAAGCACAGTCGCGAGAATAGCCCCGCGAGTTTGGGGTGCAGCTGCGTCTAGAGTGCACATTCGAGGTAACGCAACGGCGACACTGACACCGAGAGAAATCAAGCCTTTCGAAGAACAAGTTACTTTAAAGGCCCATTACGGTGTGTAATCTTTTGGGATGTAGTACAGCGATAGAGCTGATATATCTTGTGCAGGTCCTCGACCAAAGATAACGCACGATATCGCCGATCTTTCCCCTTCACTCGTCGACCAAAAAGTCGTCATCGCAGGCTGGCTCTTCTCGCAGCGGCAAGTCCCAAACCCCCTAATGAACCTCGTAGAGCTTTTTGCGCTAAATAATAAATCCTATAGACGAGCGTCTGATAATCTCCATTTCTTCACGCTTCGctcaccatcctcttcttcggccGTGCAACTCGTTTCACGGGACAAGGATGTCTCGAAAGACGTAATGGAATACCCACTCGAAAGCGTCGTGCTCGTTCAAGGTACTGTCAAAGCCAGGAGACAAAAGGCCAAAGCTATCAGCTCGGCCgtggatgagattgagctGGAAGTGCAAGGTGTGACATTGTTGAACCCTGCGGACCAGACTTTGCCATTCTACCCCAACAGACCCGAAGTTGCAAGTTTCATTAAAAGACTTGTCGAAGAAGCGCCACTAACGATATGtgtttttctcttttccctttttttttttaggCCAATGAGGACCTTCGAGCTCAGCATCGTTACCTTGACCTCCGACGACAAGACCTTGCGGATAATCTCAAGACCAGGAGCAAGGTTGCGCACATTATCCGAAACTATCTCCACGATCAAGGTAACTGAATTCAAATATTTTGGGGAACAAACTAAAGACTAGGCGCTGACTTTCAGCATACAGGATTCACCGAAATCGAAACGCCCATCTTACTCAACTCGTCTCCCGAAGGAGCTCGAGAATTCCTCGTGCCTACCCGTTCCCCCACCCCTGAAGGCGGCCAGCCCACATTCTACGCACTCCCCCAATCACCTCAACAACCTAAACAACTGCTCGTATCTTCTGGCGCTATCCCCAAATACTACCAAATCGCGAAATGTTTCcgtgatgaagatgggagaagggatAGGCAGCCCGAGTTTACGCAAATTGATCTAGAGATGGGTTTCGTGAGTGGGGCGGCTGAGCCGccaaaaggagaaggggagatgaggagtACGTGGGCGATTGGAGGGCAAGAAGTGAGAGATGTGGTGGAAGGGATGATTAAGAAGATTTGGAAAGAGGTGAAAGGCGTTGATTTAGAGGGATGGTTCAGGGTTATGCCGTACGAGGTGGCTATGGATgtggtgagttttttttttaaagAGAAAAACTCTATGCGGTGGACGACTAACAGCGAAATAGTATGGGTCTGATAAACCTGATACCAGGTTTGACATGTATGTAAGTCACCTCGCAATCCTGTTTTTTTATCGATCCCGGATGAATTCGCATTGACCCATATCCTGGAACAGACTTTACCTATAGGCTATTACCCTACACTCTCCGACGATTCTCTCGACAAAGTCCTTCTTGATCAAAATCCATATACTGTTGAATGGATGGTCACCCCCGCCGCGCAAGCAGCTGGTCTCGATATCCCTTCCATCGCCGGTAACAACTCTTTCGTATGTCATTCCATTCATCCACCTCTTTTCAacttgtcttttttttttcactAACCTACTCTTTCACTTTTatcacctttttttcagaTTGATTACGTCAAGATCACAAACGCCAACACCCATTCATGGCTCGGTGAATCTGTCTTGACCGCTTCCCTCGGGTTGAGCTTGGACAAATCTCTGCCTGGGGGTGTGAATCCCGGGGACGTGATTTGGTTAtcgaggagaaagaagattgcAGAAGGCGGATGGACTCATTTGGGAAGGTTACGAGTACAGCTCATGGAAGCGCTTGTCGCGAAAGGTATTGCTTCTATTCCCCGCTCCAACTGTGTTACAACAAATACTCAATATGGGACTTTTAGGCTTGATGACCCTCCCTACTCAACCACATTTTCTCTGGATCACCCAATTCCCGCTATTTACCCTCGCCGACGAAGACAAGATCCACCTCTCCCGCGGCCGATATTCTTCCACCCACCACCCATTCACCGCACCCATGTACGAAGATCTCGCCGACCTGAAAGCCGGGAAAATCGATGGCGTCAGGGGACAACACTACGATTTGGTGCTGGATGGGCAGGAGATTGGGGGAGGGAGTGTGAGGATACATGATGCCAGGTTGCAGGAATGGGTGATGAAAGAGGTGTTGCAGTTGGATGAGCAAGAGATGGGCAGGTTTGATCATTTGTTGAGAGCGTTGAAATGTGGTGCGCCCCCGCACGGAGGTCTTGCCCTTGGTGAGTCGTTCAATCCCATCCCGTTtcatgtatatatatatatactcATGGTTTAATTGGAAACAGGTTTTGATCGACTGGTGGCTATCCTGTGCGGAGCCAAATCTATCCGTGACGTGATTGCGTTCCCCAAGAGCACTACAGGCCAAGATCCAGTGTTTAAATCACCTTCTGTCTCTGGGAACGAGGTGTTGAAAGAGTATGGACTGCAGAGTttgaaaagggaagagaaggagtagGTTTTCAGGTTTTAGTGTTCGATTGGCGGGGGGGTTCGTGAGATAGATACGTAGAGACAAAACTGCAGCGACTCTGAACATTTCATTCCGGGTCTTTTAGACATTCATAATGCAAGAGCATCACAATTCATAACTCTTTGATCATAACATTACACATCTTTGATCATAACATTACACATCTTATCATTTCCTTGTTATATATAATTTTTATTTTCGCTCCACGACTTTTTGAGACCGCTTTACTATTACTTTACTTGAGAGGCTCAATATTGACATTGGGTCCGAAGGGAACGATGCGGTTTGGATTGATTTGAGCGTGAGAATAGTAGTAGTGCTCCTTGATATCTGAAAACAGTAGCATATTTTCAGCTCTAATCGTCTTGTAACCATATAAAGGAAAGAGCCTCGCACGAGGAAAAGACGTACGGTCAAAATCGGTAGTATCCTTGAAAGCGGGATGGTTCCAGTAGAGACGCTGGAGCCACTTGTGCAAGTTGGGGTAATCGTGTCGGACTACCAAGAAAAGTAATAAGCTACCGGTATCACATGATAACATTCAACGTACTAAGACCAAAGTTGCATTTGAAGTGGACGTAATAGACGGGGTCATATcggatgatggtggtgtACAGCCTGATAAAAAATAAACAAGTCAAAAAACGGTAAATAATAAGGAAAATACAGGACAAGAAAAGACATACCTGACATCAGCTTCGGTCAGTCTAT contains:
- a CDS encoding hypothetical protein (Match to ESTs gb|CF194244.1|CF194244, gb|CF194222.1|CF194222, gb|CF192237.1|CF192237; HMMPfam hit to Aldo_ket_red, Aldo/keto reductase family, score: 363.2, E(): 3.3e-106), with product MAPASHFTFNNGKKIPSIGLGTWQSEPGQVAKAVESALKSGYRHIDCAWAYGNEKEVGEGLKASGVPREEIHITSKLFELHHHPEHVELACKDTLKNLGVEYLDLYLLHWNINFQVDAPKGTVPTFDHAVKADNGKIKLDVALADNVMPTWREMEKLVEKGLVKSIGISNFNIHRTEKLLKEAKIKPVADQVELSIQCPQHELVAYLKSKDILPQGYSPLGGTGKSNLRENDVVQKIADKYKVQTANILLSWLVMRGINPVPKSVTPERIANNLKLVDLSQEDFKELEKLAESHPPKRVCDQSEDFEPKYDIFQENDPEFSDKAQFAKLGLKL
- a CDS encoding hypothetical protein (Match to ESTs gb|CF193597.1|CF193597, gb|CF193596.1|CF193596; HMMPfam hit to tRNA-synt_2, tRNA synthetases class II (D, K and N), score: -3.1, E(): 3e-10; HMMPfam hit to tRNA_anti, OB-fold nucleic acid binding domain, score: 38.7, E(): 1.7e-08), whose translation is MAFRASRTLISLRVSSRSTVARIAPRVWGAAASRVHIRGNATATLTPREIKPFEEQVTLKAHYGPRPKITHDIADLSPSLVDQKVVIAGWLFSQRRASDNLHFFTLRSPSSSSAVQLVSRDKDVSKDVMEYPLESVVLVQGTVKARRQKAKAISSAVDEIELEVQGVTLLNPADQTLPFYPNRPEVANEDLRAQHRYLDLRRQDLADNLKTRSKVAHIIRNYLHDQGFTEIETPILLNSSPEGAREFLVPTRSPTPEGGQPTFYALPQSPQQPKQLLVSSGAIPKYYQIAKCFRDEDGRRDRQPEFTQIDLEMGFVSGAAEPPKGEGEMRSTWAIGGQEVRDVVEGMIKKIWKEVKGVDLEGWFRVMPYEVAMDVYGSDKPDTRFDMYTLPIGYYPTLSDDSLDKVLLDQNPYTVEWMVTPAAQAAGLDIPSIAGNNSFIDYVKITNANTHSWLGESVLTASLGLSLDKSLPGGVNPGDVIWLSRRKKIAEGGWTHLGRLRVQLMEALVAKGLMTLPTQPHFLWITQFPLFTLADEDKIHLSRGRYSSTHHPFTAPMYEDLADLKAGKIDGVRGQHYDLVLDGQEIGGGSVRIHDARLQEWVMKEVLQLDEQEMGRFDHLLRALKCGAPPHGGLALGFDRLVAILCGAKSIRDVIAFPKSTTGQDPVFKSPSVSGNEVLKEYGLQSLKREEKE